The genomic region AAACGTCGCCGCGAGGCTGCTGCTGGCCCCGGCAAAAGCGAGAGCAGGGGCGACGCAGATGGCATATCTACCTTCAGCTGGAGCACAAAGCGCCCCCTGGACAGGCGTTCTTTCGAGAAAGTCCTGGCCCGTCTGCCGGGCGCTGTGTACCGTGCCAAGGGGCTCGTCAGGTTTTTTGGGCACGAATGGGCGTGCCTCTTTAATTTTACGTGTGGGCGAACGGAGCTTAACTGGTTACAATTAGGGGAGGCGGTCGCGTCTACCGAGGCCGTGTTCATAGGCAGGATAGATGAGCGCCTGAAATCAAAGCTGGCCGCGAGGCTGGATCGCTGCATACACCGGGAGTCTGAGTAGTCGTGGAAAGCACAGTCGAAGAAGAAACAGGCATCGAAAGCGAGGCTGGCGAAAAAACGGTCCAGTCCGGTCTTGAGGACGCCCTGCTCAAATCGGGCAAGGTCAGCCCCGAAGAACTCCGCAACGTAAGGCGCGTGTCGCTGGAGAAGGGCGAGCGTATTGAGCGTATGCTGGTGGACCTGGGTTTCCTGTCGGAGGAAGACCTGCTCCCCATACTCTCGGCTTACCACGGAGTAGAGCTGGTCGAAGCCGACGCGATTCCCGACCCTCCTGCCGAAGTCCCGGGTGTGTCGCTCGAATTTATGCGAGGTGCCCGTATCCTTCCCATGCGCATCGAGAATGGTAGCCTTACCCTGGCCATGGCCGATACCGGGGACAGGGCGGTGGTCGAAGCTGTTCAACAGGTGAGCGGCTTGCGGGTGAACCCGGTGCTGGTCCGGCCGCGCGACCTGCAGGAAAAGTTCAACACCATGTTCGGCACTCTCGAGAGCACCGACACGGAAGGAGAGGGGGTCGAGTTTCTTAACGAGGACGAGGAGTCGGTTGAGCACTTGCGCGACATGGCCAGCGAAGCTCCGGTCATCAGGCTGGTCAACCAGGTGCTGTCGCGCGCGGTCGAACAACGCGCGTCGGATATTCACGTTGAGCCCTTCGAGAACGAGCTGCGTATAAGGTACCGCGTGGACGGGGTGCTGCACGACATAGATTCGCCGCCGCGCAGCCAGGCGGCTGCCATAATCTCGAGGATCAAGCTCATGGCGAAACTGAACATCGCCGAGCGTCGCTTGCCCCAGGATGGTCGTATCAAGCTGCGGCTGGTCGGCCGTGAGATCGACCTCAGGGTGTCGAGCCTGCCTACGCTTTACGGCGAGAGCGTGGTCATGAGGATCCTGGACCGCTCCAGTATATCGGTGGACCTCACGGGCCTCGGGCTGCCCCAGGCGACGCTGGATGAATTTACGGGGATGATCATCCAACCGCACGGGCTCGTGCTGGTGACCGGGCCCACCGGCTCCGGTAAGACGACCACGTTGTACGCAGCCCTGGACAAGATCAATTCGTCGGAAAAGAAGATCATAACTATCGAGGACCCGGTCGAATACCAGCTTGCCGGCGTTAACCAGATACACGTGAAGTCGCAGATCGGCCTGACTTTCGCTAGCGGTTTGCGTTCTATTGTCCGCCAGGACCCCGACGTGATCATGGTCGGTGAGATTCGCGACGCCGAGACCGCCGAGATCGCCATACAGGCTGCCCTCACCGGTCACCTGGTGTTTTCTACCCTGCACACCAACGACGCTGCGGGAGCCATTTCGCGGTTGCTGGAGATGGGAGTGGAGGACTACCTGCTGGCCTCTTCGTTGATTGGGGTGATGGCCCAGCGCCTGGTGCGGAGATTGTGTCCGGACTGCAAGCAACCGGTCAAGGCCGGCTCGGAACTGGCCGGTGAGTTGGCCGAGGTGGAAGACTCGGCGTCCTCGGTTTATGACTCCGGTGGTTGCCCCGCGTGCTCGGGGACAGGTTTTCGTGGCCGATGCGGTATCTACGAACTACTACAGGTGGACGACTCGACGCGCGCGCAGATACTGTCGCGCGCTTCGGCGAGCGAGATCAAGAACAAGGCTGTCGAGTCGGGCATGAGGTCGCTGAGGGACGACGGCTGGCGGACGGTCAAGAACGGGGTCACCAGCGTGGCCGAGGTCCTGAGGGTTACGCAGGACGAAGGTCCGACGGCCTGAACAGCGGCGATACCGTTACCAGCGTTCCGCTTGTCAACTGCGTTGCTATCGTGCCGGCCTGGCGCAATGCCGGCACCATTGTTTCTACACTGCGCTCGTTGCTCGTCCAGCAACCACTATCACCTCGACGGGTGATAGTCGTTGTTTCACCTGGAGACGACACCGCTTGCAGGGCACGATCGATCGCGGGAGTCGAAGTGGTCGAAGTGGCCGAGCGCTTGCTCGCCGGTACTGCTCGCAATCTCGGCAGGGGAATGGCTGGCGATGTAGATCAACTGCTGTTCGTAGACGCTGACTGCACTCTCGAGAGCGGCGCTTTGTGCGAGTTGCAAATCGCCATGCAGGGGCAAGACCTCGTGGCGGCTGGTGCTGGCATCGACAGGGATAATCATGGCCTGGTGAGCTGGTTGCGCCACAGCCTGGAGTTCAAGGAGCTTGACCGTGGTGCCCCGGTGAGCGAGTGCGGGCCGCTCGCCTCCGCGGCTCTGTTGTGTCGGGCCGAAGCCTTCGACCGGGCAGGGGGGTTTCCAGACGCCTGGCCGGGCGAGGACACGGCTTTGTTGCATTCACTGCGAGCCACGGGTGGCCGTGCTCGCCTGGTACCCAGCGCGCGGGCCCGCCATCGTCACCCGGCGGGCCTGGCCCGTGCGCTGCGGCACCAGTGGCTGCTCGGCGCCGGCTCGGCGCGCGCGAGACTTTCGGCTGATATGCCGGGCAGCCGTTTTGCCCGCAATCCGCTGCTGGGCCTGTTGCTGTTCCCCGGCAGGGTCGGCCGGGGCCTGGTCTGGTTCCTGCGCTACCGCCGATCTGAATTGCCGCTTTTTCTTATAGCCGGTCCGCTGTACATATGTGGGGTTGCCGTCTGGACCATCGGTTTCGTCGCCACATCGTGGCGCGAGTCGCCTGGCCGGGGCGGACGGGTTTTCTTCGACGGTGTCGACAGCGGCCGAACCAGCAAATAACCAGTACGCGCGCGTGGCGGGCATGCCACGGGTCACAGTTGTGGTCGTGCATCACAACACTCCCGATTACCTGCATAGCTGCCTGCGCCGAGTCGATGAGGCGCTGGGCGATCTCGCCTGCGAGGTGGTAGTCGTTGACAACGGATCCCAGGGCAACGGCCGTCCGGGTATTCGATCCGGCGGGCGCCTGCGCGTGATATCCAATCGAGAGAACCGGGGTTTTGCTGCGGCAGCGAACCAGGGTGCCTTTGCTGCCGCCGGAGAATACCTGCTGTTTCTCAACAGCGAGGTAAAACTCACACCCCGCAGCGTGCCAGCACTGCTGGCCGTACTCGAGCGCAATCCCGGGCTGGCCGCGGTCGCGCCGCTGGCCATCGGTCTCGAAGGCCGACCCAGGTTTCCGGGCATGAAGTTTCTCAACCCGTGGAACCACGCAGCGTCGCTCATCGGCCTCGGTGGCGTAGCTGTGTTGTCCAGGGAGTGCCAGGCCCAGGGAGGTCATTTGACCGAGGTCGACTGGATCAGTGCTTCAACCATGTTGATGCGGCGCAGGGCCTTCGAGGGGGCCTGTGGTTTTGATGAACACTATTTCTTCTACGAAGAAGACGAAGACCTGTGCTGGCGC from Candidatus Binatota bacterium harbors:
- a CDS encoding glycosyltransferase family 2 protein, yielding MPRVTVVVVHHNTPDYLHSCLRRVDEALGDLACEVVVVDNGSQGNGRPGIRSGGRLRVISNRENRGFAAAANQGAFAAAGEYLLFLNSEVKLTPRSVPALLAVLERNPGLAAVAPLAIGLEGRPRFPGMKFLNPWNHAASLIGLGGVAVLSRECQAQGGHLTEVDWISASTMLMRRRAFEGACGFDEHYFFYEEDEDLCWRLARQGHRVAVWGGTRVFDPGGVSTALSGDWPVAEFYLGQLRFVRRRWGRIGLLGYRGCMAFVLLAKLLLRWVMPRRSWRKGASMGRGQLALALRTVIARSHVSAQPGEAARAPR
- a CDS encoding glycosyltransferase — protein: MRYLRTTTGGRLDARADTVARFGERDQEQGCRVGHEVAEGRRLADGQERGHQRGRGPEGYAGRRSDGLNSGDTVTSVPLVNCVAIVPAWRNAGTIVSTLRSLLVQQPLSPRRVIVVVSPGDDTACRARSIAGVEVVEVAERLLAGTARNLGRGMAGDVDQLLFVDADCTLESGALCELQIAMQGQDLVAAGAGIDRDNHGLVSWLRHSLEFKELDRGAPVSECGPLASAALLCRAEAFDRAGGFPDAWPGEDTALLHSLRATGGRARLVPSARARHRHPAGLARALRHQWLLGAGSARARLSADMPGSRFARNPLLGLLLFPGRVGRGLVWFLRYRRSELPLFLIAGPLYICGVAVWTIGFVATSWRESPGRGGRVFFDGVDSGRTSK
- the gspE gene encoding type II secretion system protein GspE, encoding MESEAGEKTVQSGLEDALLKSGKVSPEELRNVRRVSLEKGERIERMLVDLGFLSEEDLLPILSAYHGVELVEADAIPDPPAEVPGVSLEFMRGARILPMRIENGSLTLAMADTGDRAVVEAVQQVSGLRVNPVLVRPRDLQEKFNTMFGTLESTDTEGEGVEFLNEDEESVEHLRDMASEAPVIRLVNQVLSRAVEQRASDIHVEPFENELRIRYRVDGVLHDIDSPPRSQAAAIISRIKLMAKLNIAERRLPQDGRIKLRLVGREIDLRVSSLPTLYGESVVMRILDRSSISVDLTGLGLPQATLDEFTGMIIQPHGLVLVTGPTGSGKTTTLYAALDKINSSEKKIITIEDPVEYQLAGVNQIHVKSQIGLTFASGLRSIVRQDPDVIMVGEIRDAETAEIAIQAALTGHLVFSTLHTNDAAGAISRLLEMGVEDYLLASSLIGVMAQRLVRRLCPDCKQPVKAGSELAGELAEVEDSASSVYDSGGCPACSGTGFRGRCGIYELLQVDDSTRAQILSRASASEIKNKAVESGMRSLRDDGWRTVKNGVTSVAEVLRVTQDEGPTA